One part of the Populus alba chromosome 18, ASM523922v2, whole genome shotgun sequence genome encodes these proteins:
- the LOC118052077 gene encoding vesicle-associated membrane protein 711, which translates to MGILYGMVARGLVVLAEFSSIAQTNANTVARQILDKIPRGNEDSNSSYSHDRYIFHVKRTDDLTVLCMADDSTGRRIPFEFLEDIHQRFVKTYGRAIHTSAPYAMNEEFSRIMSQQMDHFSNDPNADRLNRLQGEMSHVRSVMIDNIDRVLQRGDRLALLVEKTSTLQGNTIRFRRQTQRFRNTQWWRNFKLKATLILFLLIFIYTVLALFCHGPSLHSCLK; encoded by the exons ATGGGGATATTGTATGGCATGGTGGCAAGAGGTCTTGTGGTCTTGGCAGAATTTAGCAGCATTGCACAAACAAATGCAAACACCGTAGCAAGGCAGATTCTTGATAAAATCCCTCGAGGAAATGAAGATAGTAATTCATCGTATTCTCATGATCGTtacatttttcatgttaaaagaaCCGATGACCTTACCGTTCTTTGCATGGCTGATGATAGCACCGGAC GGAGAATCCCATTTGAATTTCTCGAGGATATTCATCAAAGATTTGTGAAGACCTACGGCCGTGCAATTCACACATCTGCTCCCTATGCCATGAATGAAGAGTTTTCCAGGATCATGAGCCAACAGATGGACCATTTTTCAAATGATCCGAATGCGGATCGATTGAACCGCTTACAGGGTGAAATGAGTCAT GTTAGGAGTGTCATGATCGACAACATTGACAGAGTGTTGCAGAGGGGAGACCGGCTGGCGCTGCTAGTTGAAAAAACTTCCACATTACAAGGAAATACAATTCGCTTTCGGCGACAGACTCAGCGTTTCAGAAATACACAGTGGTGGAGAAATTTCAAGCTCAA GGCTACATTGATACtatttctcttgattttcatttaTACTGTACTCGCATTGTTCTGTCATGGTCCCTCACTTCATTCCTGCTTGAAGTAA
- the LOC118052078 gene encoding uncharacterized protein has protein sequence MDSTKISVLLFICMIFISSATSILGRHSCGKPKNKHPQPTKGSVTRPPIVKPPVTLPPNVKSAVTLPPLPLPPIVKSPVKLPPLPLPPIVKSPVKLPPLPLSPIVKSPLLKLPPLPLPPIVKPPVKRPALPVPSTVKSPVTLPSLPVPPIVKAPVTLPPLPVPPIVTPPVTLPPLPIPPVLSVPPVTLPSLPIPPVVPVPPVTAPPVITNPPKGKP, from the coding sequence ATGGATTCTACCAAAATTTCAGTTCTCCTCTTCATTTGCATGATCTTTATTTCCTCAGCCACCTCAATTCTTGGACGTCATTCTTGTGGCAAACCAAAGAACAAACACCCTCAGCCTACTAAAGGTTCCGTTACACGCCCTCCTATTGTTAAGCCACCAGTCACTCTTCCTCCTAATGTGAAATCAGCTGTCACTCTCCCTCCACTGCCACTTCCTCCGATTGTTAAGTCACCGGTAAAACTCCCTCCTCTGCCACTTCCTCCGATTGTTAAGTCACCGGTAAAACTCCCTCCTCTGCCACTTTCTCCGATTGTTAAGTCACCGCTACTAAAACTCCCTCCTCTGCCACTTCCTCCGATTGTTAAGCCACCAGTGAAACGCCCTGCACTGCCAGTTCCTTCGACTGTTAAGTCACCAGTGACACTCCCTTCTTTGCCAGTTCCTCCGATTGTTAAGGCACCAGTGACACTCCCTCCTCTGCCAGTTCCTCCGATTGTTACGCCACCAGTGACACTCCCTCCTCTGCCAATTCCTCCAGTGCTGTCAGTTCCTCCTGTGACGCTCCCTTCTCTGCCAATTCCTCCAGTGGTGCCAGTTCCTCCTGTGACAGCTCCTCCAGTGATTACAAATCCACCAAAGGGAAAGCCATGA
- the LOC118052079 gene encoding uncharacterized protein, with translation MDARDSTSNRDVSSSPGGSGSGSTTGGGGGEDDHILSVTAALAKDAWFHFNSRRFNECLEVLYQLKLKKEDDPKVLHNIAIAEYCRDGYPDPKKLLEILNNIERKSEELAHASGEQVETVSNPGNKVVSGSKGSGATVHQASAPNSLSVAYMDEFDPAVARLNIAIIWYHLHEYSKALSVLEPLYHNIEPIEERTALHVCLLLLDVALACQDASKSADVLLYLEKAFGFGSVGQGDNGSAAQQQSTNLVAKSLSVPSSSSGMDANSDLAPSENALESSLSRTLSDETLEYESMFSLDISGQNLARPVGLSSSNDLSRTPIDRSFSPSEMKLKLHIYKVQFLLLTRNLKQAKREVKLAINIARVRDSPMALLLKSQLEYARGNYRKAIKLLMASSNRAEMGISSMFNNLGCIYYQLGKYHSASVLFSKALASSSSLWKDKPRKLLTFSQDKSLLIVYNCGVQHLACGKPLLAARCFEKASLVFYNQPLLWLRLAECCLMGLEKGLLKAGRVPSDKSDVTVHVFGKGKWRHLAIENSISRNGYVDSVEKEDLFLGSDGQPKLSMSLARQCLRNALHLLDYSELNHLKPGLPSNISLDENELSEEGSMKSSNHKNLTGLDSKASTVGLGQVNANGDAKEQKGGTSQEIMQNSISFHEDIRRRENQMIKQALLANLAYVELELENPEKALSNARSLLELPVCSRIYIFLGHVYAAEALCLLNKPKEAAEHLSIYLSGGNNVELPFSQDDYVQWRVEKAFDYEELNGGSITAKNSSPDESQGIVFLTPEEARGTLYANFAAMYAAQGDLERAHHFVTQALSLVPNRPEATLTAVYIDLMLGNSQAAVAKLKQCSRLRFLPSDVQLNKC, from the exons ATGGACGCACGAGATTCCACATCGAACCGAGACGTCTCATCGAGCCCCGGCGGCAGCGGCAGCGGCAGCACCACCGGCggtggaggaggagaagatGACCATATCCTTTCCGTCACCGCCGCTCTCGCCAAAGACGCTTGGTTTCACTTCAACTCTCGCCGGTTCAATGAGTGCCTCGAGGTTCTGTATCAGCTAAAGCTGAAAAAAGAAGACGATCCGAAG GTACTACATAATATTGCAATTGCGGAGTATTGTCGAGATGGTTATCCAGATCCAAAGAAGTTGCTTGAAATACTTAATAACATTGAG AGGAAAAGTGAAGAGCTTGCTCACGCCTCTGGAGAGCAGGTAGAGACTGTTAGCAATCCTGGGAACAAAGTTGTGTCAGGGTCTAAAGGAAGTGGTGCAACGGTGCACCAAGCATCTGCCCCGAACAGCTTGTCTGTTGCTTACATGGATGAATTTGACCCGGCTGTAGCAAGGCTAAACATT GCAATCATTTGGTACCATCTTCATGAATATTCAAAGGCATTATCGGTTCTAGAACCTTTGTATCACAATATAGAACCTATAGAGGAG AGAACTGCTCTTCATGTCTGCCTTTTGTTGCTAGATGTTGCACTTGCCTGCCAGGATGCATCTAAATCTGCT GATGTATTGCTATATCTAGAAAAAGCGTTTGGCTTTGGTTCTGTGGGTCAAGGTGATAATGGGAGCGCAGCACAGCAACAATCGACAAATCTAGTTGCAAAATCTTTGTCTGTTCCTAGTAGTTCATCAGGGATGGATGCTAATTCAGATTTAGCTCCTAGTGAGAATGCTTTGGAAAGTTCTTTATCGAGAACTCTATCAGACGAGACACTTGAGTATGAATCAATGTTCTCACTTGACATAAGTGGGCAAAACTTAGCAAGGCCTGTGGGTCTTTCATCTTCAAATGACCTTTCAAGGACCCCAATCGATAGGTCTTTTTCTCCTTCTGAAATGAAGCTTAAGTTGCACATTTACAAGGTTCAATTTCTACTACTCACCAGGAATTTGAAACAAGCAAAGCGTGAAGTCAAGCTTGCTATCAACATTGCACGTGTGAGGGACTCGCCCATGGCTCTCCTCTTGAAATCTCAGCTTGAATATGCTCGTGGTAACTACCGTAAGGCCATCAAGCTGTTAATGGCATCAAGTAATCGGGCAGAGATGGGGATTTCAAGCATGTTCAACAACCTTGGGTGCATCTACTATCAGCTTGGGAAATACCATTCAGCATCTGTGCTCTTTTCCAAGGCACTGGCCAGTAGTTCATCTCTTTGGAAGGACAAGCCACGTAAGTTGTTAACTTTTTCACAGGATAAATCTCTCCTCATTGTATATAATTGTGGAGTGCAGCACTTGGCTTGTGGGAAACCCTTACTGGCTGCTCGCTGTTTCGAAAAAGCAAGTTTAGTTTTCTACAACCAACCTTTATTGTGGCTCCGGCTTGCTGAATGCTGCTTGATGGGTTTGGAGAAGGGACTTCTAAAAGCTGGCCGGGTTCCGTCAGACAAGTCAGATGTTACCGTTCATGTTTTCGGCAAGGGAAAATGGAGGCATCTTGCAATTGAAAACAGTATTTCAAGAAATGGATATGTGGATTCTGTTGAAAAGGAAGATTTGTTTTTGGGTAGTGATGGCCAACCAAAGCTCTCCATGTCCCTTGCTCGGCAGTGTCTCCGCAATGCTCTGCATTTACTGGATTACTCGGAGTTAAATCATTTGAAACCTGGTTTGCCTTCTAATATATCCTTGGATGAAAATGAACTGAGCGAAGAAGGATCTATGAAGAGTTCAAACCACAAGAATTTAACTGGCCTTGATTCCAAAGCATCTACTGTAGGCTTAGGTCAAGTTAATGCTAACGGGGATGCAAAAGAACAGAAGGGAGGGACAAGTCAGGAGATCATGCAGAACTCTATCTCTTTCCATGAAGATATTCGCAGGAGAGAAAATCAGATGATCAAGCAAGCGCTTCTCGCTAACTTAGCATATGTAGAGTTGGAATTGGAAAATCCTGAGAAGGCCTTGTCAAATGCAAGGTCTCTCTTGGAACTTCCAGTATGTTcgagaatttatatttttctgggTCATGTGTATGCAGCTGAGGCTCTCTGCTTGCTGAACAAGCCCAAGGAAGCTGCTGAGCATTTGTCAATTTATTTGTCTGGAGGAAATAATGTGGAGTTGCCCTTTAGCCAGGATGACTATGTGCAATGGCGAGTAGAAAAAGCTTTTGATTATGAAGAGTTAAATGGAGGATCAATCACTGCAAAGAATTCCTCCCCTGATGAATCGCAAGGTATCGTGTTCCTCACTCCCGAAGAGGCACGCGGAACCCTTTACGCAAATTTTGCAGCCATGTATGCAGCACAGGGTGATCTTGAGCGAGCCCACCATTTCGTGACACAAGCTTTATCCCTCGTACCTAATCGTCCAGAAGCTACTCTGACAGCGGTTTACATCGATCTTATGCTCGGTAACTCACAGGCAGCTGTTGCCAAGTTAAAACAATGTAGTCGGCTCAGATTTCTCCCAAGTGATGTACAATTGAATAAGTGTTGA